Proteins from a genomic interval of Tumebacillus sp. BK434:
- a CDS encoding DUF188 domain-containing protein: MRTIWIDGDGCPKGAVRSTLQEGERRGIKVVLVTNIHHETQAEHRLVVDGSAQAVDLAIANRMQKGDVVITQDIGLSALVLSRQGYALSVTGQEYTSDDMGLILELREAAAKHRRGGGRTKGPKKRTVQDDERFLHRLRELLDRLEATTENG, from the coding sequence GTGAGGACGATCTGGATCGACGGCGACGGCTGCCCGAAAGGAGCCGTCCGCTCGACGCTTCAGGAAGGCGAGCGACGCGGGATCAAAGTGGTGCTGGTGACGAACATCCACCATGAGACGCAAGCGGAGCACCGCCTCGTCGTCGACGGCAGCGCCCAAGCGGTCGACCTCGCCATCGCCAACCGGATGCAAAAAGGCGACGTGGTGATCACCCAGGACATCGGCTTGTCGGCACTGGTGCTCAGCCGGCAGGGCTATGCCTTGTCGGTGACCGGTCAGGAATACACAAGCGATGACATGGGGCTGATCCTCGAACTGCGCGAAGCGGCCGCCAAACACCGCCGCGGCGGCGGGCGCACCAAAGGACCGAAAAAGCGGACCGTGCAGGATGATGAGCGCTTTTTGCACAGGCTGCGGGAACTGCTCGATCGCCTCGAGGCAACAACTGAAAACGGATAA
- a CDS encoding class I SAM-dependent methyltransferase has protein sequence MGEMSYQDLLALFGIGGAHPGGIALTEEVLAGERLQRTTRVLDVGCGTGQTAAYLARTYGCQVTAVDLHPLMRKKAQERFAKEKLPVKLLKGDANKLPFPSGRFDLVLIESVTVFTDLARSLPEYARVLRPGGVLLDLEMTAERPLSAQELQELHGVYGTKVVPTEAEWIGRLQKAGLREVRTVKGGTVASALPDEKSGANVLPEFNLSDEIDPKVYQIWEQHQRVTDSFKHRLGYRVYRAKKGKQSST, from the coding sequence ATGGGGGAAATGAGCTATCAGGACCTGCTGGCATTATTCGGGATCGGCGGTGCCCATCCGGGCGGGATTGCGCTGACCGAGGAAGTGCTGGCCGGGGAGCGATTGCAGCGGACGACGCGGGTGCTCGACGTCGGCTGCGGGACGGGGCAGACGGCCGCTTATCTGGCGCGCACGTACGGGTGCCAAGTGACGGCGGTCGATCTGCATCCGCTGATGCGAAAGAAGGCACAGGAACGCTTTGCCAAGGAAAAGCTGCCCGTCAAACTGCTGAAAGGCGACGCCAACAAGCTGCCGTTTCCAAGCGGCCGCTTCGATCTGGTGCTCATCGAATCGGTGACGGTGTTCACCGATCTGGCCAGATCGCTTCCAGAATACGCGCGGGTGCTGCGCCCGGGCGGGGTGCTGCTCGATTTGGAGATGACGGCGGAGCGCCCCTTGTCGGCGCAGGAACTGCAGGAGCTGCACGGCGTCTACGGCACAAAAGTGGTGCCGACCGAAGCGGAATGGATCGGCCGGCTGCAAAAAGCCGGGCTGCGCGAGGTGCGCACCGTCAAAGGCGGCACAGTCGCCTCCGCGCTGCCGGACGAAAAGTCGGGTGCAAACGTCTTGCCGGAATTCAACCTGTCGGACGAGATCGACCCCAAGGTCTATCAGATCTGGGAGCAGCATCAGCGGGTGACCGACAGCTTCAAGCACCGCTTGGGCTATCGCGTCTACCGGGCGAAAAAAGGAAAGCAATCATCAACGTAA
- a CDS encoding Ger(x)C family spore germination protein: protein MKRPKRILPLMLIVCLAAVLLTGCWDRKELEQRTSVVAMAIDLAEMKAGERPKIKLSVQIPIPIKIAGSGGGGGEGGKSAVKVMSATGLSMADAMRNLQQRLNQELFYGHTRVIAVSERVAGIDMSGIVDSLRRSPQMRRLLWVLITPGQAVELLQADPKLEQIPIVFVMDLIENGAKRGRIPDITLGRWFIDRSSSGIQPTANIVQSNKQDIKWRGLALFHDDQMVGKLNDEESWVLLNIKDKAIGGDITIPCPYAQNGADGSERKYITVHPKKVHVKNKIEPVQDTFRMNVSIMLELDVVESMCDLDYRKKEVVKLIESAISEELNKRARKLVALCQKEYRVDVFGMGNKVRAKYPREFESKNWSDEFPKTQINIDYEVEVRRVGMKMR from the coding sequence ATGAAGCGTCCTAAACGGATCTTGCCGCTCATGCTGATCGTGTGCCTCGCCGCGGTGCTATTGACCGGCTGTTGGGACCGCAAGGAGCTGGAACAGCGCACATCGGTGGTGGCGATGGCGATCGATCTGGCTGAAATGAAAGCAGGGGAGCGGCCGAAGATCAAGCTGTCGGTGCAGATCCCGATTCCGATCAAAATCGCCGGTTCCGGCGGCGGGGGCGGCGAAGGGGGAAAAAGCGCGGTCAAAGTGATGAGCGCGACCGGCCTGTCGATGGCCGATGCGATGCGCAACTTGCAGCAGCGTTTGAATCAGGAGCTCTTTTACGGGCACACGCGCGTCATCGCTGTCTCCGAGCGGGTGGCCGGCATCGACATGTCTGGCATTGTCGACTCGCTGCGCCGCAGCCCGCAGATGCGGCGTCTGTTGTGGGTGCTGATCACCCCCGGGCAGGCGGTCGAACTGCTGCAGGCCGATCCCAAGCTGGAGCAGATCCCGATCGTCTTTGTGATGGACCTGATTGAAAACGGAGCGAAGCGTGGCCGCATTCCCGACATCACACTGGGGCGCTGGTTCATCGACCGCTCCTCGAGCGGGATCCAGCCGACCGCCAACATCGTCCAGTCGAACAAACAGGACATCAAATGGCGGGGGCTTGCTTTGTTTCATGATGACCAGATGGTCGGCAAGCTGAATGATGAAGAATCTTGGGTGCTTCTGAACATCAAGGACAAGGCGATCGGCGGCGACATCACCATTCCCTGCCCCTACGCGCAAAATGGAGCAGATGGCAGCGAGCGGAAATACATAACCGTCCATCCCAAAAAAGTCCATGTCAAAAACAAGATCGAGCCGGTGCAGGACACGTTCCGCATGAACGTCAGCATCATGCTCGAACTCGATGTGGTCGAATCGATGTGCGACCTCGACTATCGGAAAAAAGAAGTGGTCAAATTAATCGAAAGTGCGATCTCCGAAGAGTTGAACAAGCGGGCTCGCAAGCTCGTCGCGCTTTGCCAAAAGGAGTACCGCGTCGACGTGTTCGGCATGGGCAACAAAGTGCGGGCGAAATACCCGCGCGAATTTGAAAGCAAGAACTGGTCTGACGAGTTTCCGAAGACGCAGATCAACATCGACTATGAAGTTGAGGTTCGCCGCGTGGGAATGAAAATGAGATAA
- a CDS encoding endospore germination permease: MTQQAKGRPNGRRNRKKPYYIFTYSQSMSVIASTIIGVGVLTLPRSSTADAHQYGWVAVLIALLISIAAVLLIGKLCARFPGKTLVELCRELLGSKKHPWVGNVLSFPIILLYTAFWLIVTGLVARTFGEVVVTAVLVNTPLEVIVGTMLFLCFYFSFYDSEVVARVNEVLLVIVVVPVLFISVSAYQNAKFEYIMPLFPTMHLMGIAMAILPALDTFLGMEIMLMFNSNIKYDKKLLRYQVYGVLLPGIVYLLIVIAGTMSFGYEELSRQSWPTLELIKSVNVPGLILERLEAVFLGVWVAAVFTSAGNWFYCANWSIKKLFGIKKPLWSSLFCYVASYFIAMKVAQNIQELFYYLEMIGYIGIVVAGVLPLCLLLLSMVRKMDGRKAESGEKEASVHEAS; the protein is encoded by the coding sequence ATGACTCAGCAAGCGAAGGGCCGGCCGAACGGCCGCAGGAACCGTAAGAAACCGTACTATATTTTCACCTATTCGCAAAGCATGTCGGTGATCGCGTCGACGATCATCGGCGTCGGCGTGCTGACACTGCCGCGCTCGAGTACTGCCGACGCCCATCAGTACGGCTGGGTGGCGGTACTGATCGCGCTGCTCATCTCGATCGCAGCGGTGCTGCTCATCGGCAAGCTGTGCGCCCGCTTTCCGGGGAAAACGCTGGTCGAGCTGTGCCGCGAACTGCTCGGCAGCAAGAAACACCCGTGGGTCGGCAACGTGCTTTCCTTTCCCATCATCCTGCTCTATACAGCTTTCTGGCTGATCGTGACAGGTCTGGTGGCGCGCACATTTGGCGAAGTGGTCGTCACGGCGGTGCTCGTCAATACGCCGCTGGAAGTGATCGTCGGCACGATGCTCTTTTTGTGCTTTTACTTTTCTTTTTATGACAGCGAAGTGGTGGCGCGGGTCAACGAAGTGCTGCTGGTGATCGTCGTCGTTCCCGTGCTGTTCATCTCGGTGTCGGCTTATCAAAACGCCAAGTTCGAATACATCATGCCGCTGTTCCCGACGATGCATCTGATGGGCATCGCGATGGCCATTTTGCCCGCTCTCGATACGTTTCTAGGTATGGAGATCATGCTGATGTTTAACAGCAATATCAAGTATGACAAGAAGCTGTTGCGCTATCAGGTCTACGGAGTGCTGCTGCCGGGCATCGTCTATCTGCTGATCGTCATCGCCGGCACGATGAGCTTCGGCTATGAAGAACTCTCCCGGCAGTCGTGGCCGACTTTGGAATTGATCAAGTCGGTCAATGTGCCGGGGCTGATCCTCGAGCGGCTGGAAGCCGTTTTTCTCGGGGTCTGGGTGGCGGCGGTGTTCACGTCGGCCGGCAACTGGTTCTACTGCGCCAACTGGTCGATCAAAAAGCTGTTCGGCATCAAAAAGCCGCTCTGGTCGTCATTGTTCTGTTATGTGGCCAGCTATTTCATCGCCATGAAAGTGGCGCAGAACATCCAAGAGCTGTTTTATTACCTCGAGATGATCGGCTATATCGGCATCGTGGTCGCAGGAGTGCTGCCGCTCTGCCTGCTGCTCTTGTCGATGGTGCGCAAGATGGATGGCCGAAAAGCGGAATCGGGCGAAAAGGAGGCGTCGGTGCATGAAGCGTCCTAA
- a CDS encoding spore germination protein, which produces MVRIRRNGNEQRRQQIDEQRFAKKVEALDGDALSAALDQNIAWLKKHLGHSDDVVVREFCYGGDPRLRAAILMIDGLTNSNRIHEDVLRSMMLTAPGDAQDPAFAPSEAAQYLMKNTLPVGELRAVVRLRDVIKVVLTGDTALLLDGCQEALVISAKGWAKRSVDEPKSESVVRGPRDAFGETLRINTALLRRRIKDPDLRIKNFTVGARSNTDVAVVYIEGVAQQGIIDEIERRITEIELDGVFEGGYIEQFIEDNHWSPFPQIQNTERPDKAAANLLEGKAVILVDGSPYALIAPSVLTQFYHSPEDYYERFLISTLLRFIRALSMTMALLLPSLYISFSSFHPEMIPSKLVIAMAAGRATVPFPSVVEAFAMEVSIEILREASVRLPGPIGPTIGIVGALIVGEAAVQAGIVSPIMVIVVALTTIGSFAAPSYNAAIALRMLRFPIMLLAAMFGLYGVMLFLIIIVVHLCSLKSFGVPYLSPFTQGTFRALGDSMIRIPLYKMTKRPDVFAKDQERKRINSSSAEDVEHDSASEGPAERPQEP; this is translated from the coding sequence GTGGTCCGCATCAGACGCAACGGCAACGAGCAGCGCAGGCAACAGATCGATGAGCAGCGCTTCGCAAAGAAGGTTGAGGCGCTGGACGGTGATGCACTGTCTGCCGCGCTCGATCAAAATATCGCCTGGCTGAAAAAGCATTTGGGCCACAGCGACGATGTGGTGGTCCGCGAGTTTTGCTATGGCGGGGATCCCCGGTTGCGTGCGGCGATTCTGATGATCGACGGCCTGACCAATTCGAATCGCATCCATGAAGACGTGCTGCGCTCGATGATGCTGACCGCGCCGGGCGATGCTCAGGACCCAGCGTTTGCACCGTCCGAAGCGGCGCAATACCTGATGAAAAACACCTTGCCGGTCGGGGAACTGCGTGCGGTCGTACGATTGCGCGACGTGATCAAAGTGGTGCTCACCGGCGACACAGCGCTCTTGCTGGACGGCTGTCAGGAGGCGCTCGTCATCTCCGCCAAAGGCTGGGCCAAGCGCAGCGTCGACGAGCCGAAGAGCGAATCGGTCGTGCGCGGCCCCCGCGACGCGTTTGGGGAGACGCTTCGGATCAACACCGCCCTGCTCCGCCGCCGGATCAAAGACCCCGACCTGCGGATTAAAAATTTCACCGTCGGAGCGCGCAGCAACACCGATGTGGCGGTCGTGTATATCGAAGGTGTGGCGCAGCAGGGGATCATCGACGAGATCGAGCGAAGGATCACGGAGATCGAACTGGACGGCGTGTTTGAAGGCGGCTACATCGAACAGTTTATCGAGGACAACCACTGGTCGCCGTTTCCGCAGATTCAAAACACCGAGCGACCCGACAAAGCGGCCGCCAACCTGCTGGAAGGCAAAGCGGTGATCCTCGTCGACGGCTCGCCATACGCCTTGATCGCCCCCAGCGTCCTGACCCAGTTTTACCACAGCCCGGAGGACTATTATGAGCGCTTCCTGATCTCGACGCTGTTGCGCTTTATCCGGGCCCTGTCGATGACGATGGCACTGCTCTTGCCGTCGTTGTATATCTCGTTTTCCTCCTTTCACCCGGAGATGATCCCGTCCAAACTGGTCATCGCCATGGCGGCAGGGCGGGCGACAGTGCCGTTTCCGTCGGTCGTCGAAGCGTTTGCGATGGAAGTTTCGATCGAGATCCTGCGGGAAGCGAGCGTACGGCTGCCCGGACCGATCGGTCCGACCATCGGCATCGTCGGCGCCTTGATCGTCGGCGAAGCGGCAGTGCAGGCGGGGATCGTCTCGCCGATCATGGTCATCGTTGTGGCGCTGACGACGATCGGCTCCTTTGCCGCCCCGTCCTACAACGCGGCGATCGCCTTGCGCATGCTGCGCTTCCCGATCATGCTGCTCGCCGCGATGTTCGGACTCTACGGCGTGATGCTGTTTTTGATCATCATCGTAGTCCATCTGTGTTCGCTGAAATCGTTTGGCGTTCCCTATCTCTCGCCGTTTACGCAAGGGACGTTTCGCGCCCTTGGCGATTCGATGATCCGCATCCCGCTTTACAAGATGACCAAACGTCCTGACGTGTTCGCAAAAGACCAAGAACGCAAACGCATCAACTCTTCATCGGCGGAGGATGTCGAACATGACTCAGCAAGCGAAGGGCCGGCCGAACGGCCGCAGGAACCGTAA
- a CDS encoding iron-containing redox enzyme family protein, with translation MSQTMNDWMVQELPAFQTYREVEQAVLAEVEKTILGGRFLTTLHSGGFTAAQLREFALQYSYYSRNFPRVLGAAVAAVEPLDRWWVPLVDNMWDEAGRGNPKGYHSKMYRTFLESVAPDVAISDEHVPDYPVGGATKKAVESFLSFLKNATTLEAMAAVGLGSELFAGLVMGEIGQGLRHPNYNEETRVNVGFWMAHADTHEPRHYQLCKDVLLDFSSPEHLQTIYRAGVTIALSEARFYDELYVEMMEK, from the coding sequence ATGTCACAAACGATGAACGACTGGATGGTACAAGAATTGCCGGCGTTTCAAACCTACAGAGAGGTGGAACAGGCCGTGCTTGCCGAAGTGGAAAAGACGATCCTCGGCGGCCGCTTTTTGACAACCTTGCACAGCGGTGGTTTTACAGCGGCACAGCTGCGCGAATTTGCGCTGCAATACAGCTATTACAGCCGCAACTTCCCGCGTGTGCTGGGTGCCGCCGTGGCGGCGGTCGAACCGCTCGACCGCTGGTGGGTGCCGCTCGTCGACAACATGTGGGACGAAGCGGGGCGTGGCAATCCGAAAGGCTACCACTCGAAGATGTACCGCACGTTTTTGGAAAGCGTAGCGCCAGATGTCGCGATCAGCGACGAGCACGTGCCGGACTATCCGGTCGGCGGCGCCACCAAGAAAGCGGTCGAGTCGTTCCTCTCGTTTTTGAAAAACGCGACGACGCTGGAGGCGATGGCGGCTGTCGGGCTCGGCTCGGAGCTGTTTGCCGGGCTGGTGATGGGCGAGATCGGGCAGGGACTTCGCCACCCGAACTACAACGAGGAGACTCGGGTCAACGTCGGCTTCTGGATGGCGCACGCCGATACGCACGAGCCGCGCCACTATCAGCTCTGCAAAGACGTGCTGCTCGACTTCTCTTCGCCGGAGCACCTGCAGACGATCTATCGGGCCGGCGTGACGATCGCGCTGTCGGAAGCCCGCTTTTACGACGAGCTTTACGTGGAAATGATGGAGAAATAA
- a CDS encoding HAD family hydrolase has translation MEQHLLFDLDDTLIHCNRFFNEARDEFFAAMADFFRDYPLDIRMVDETQHNIDLSGIVQHGLGKDRFPESLVATYRLMCDKHGKQPSERDEKELLSIGYGVYVKPVELYPHAHETLLNLKKEGHELYLYTGGDQEIQTSKVQRAGLEDIFPAERRFISEHKNRNVLQNILATNSMRREHTWMIGNSARNDIRPALEEGIHAIHLPDKGGWAFDQADLNVPVIGKFHTLDTIQHVPQVIKSFVDEVKEKSGTGRGR, from the coding sequence ATGGAGCAGCACCTGTTGTTTGACCTCGATGATACCTTGATTCACTGCAATCGTTTTTTTAATGAAGCTCGCGACGAGTTCTTCGCTGCCATGGCCGATTTCTTTCGAGACTACCCGCTCGACATCCGCATGGTCGATGAGACGCAGCACAACATCGACCTGTCCGGCATCGTGCAGCACGGATTGGGCAAAGACCGCTTCCCGGAGTCGCTGGTGGCGACCTACCGCCTGATGTGTGACAAGCATGGCAAACAGCCGAGCGAACGGGATGAAAAAGAACTCTTGTCGATCGGTTACGGCGTGTACGTCAAACCGGTCGAGCTGTACCCGCACGCGCACGAGACGCTGTTGAACTTGAAAAAAGAAGGGCATGAGCTCTACCTCTACACGGGCGGCGATCAAGAGATCCAGACCTCGAAAGTGCAGCGGGCAGGCCTCGAAGACATCTTCCCGGCGGAGCGCCGCTTTATCTCGGAGCACAAGAACCGGAATGTCTTGCAAAACATCCTTGCGACGAACAGCATGCGCCGCGAACACACGTGGATGATCGGCAACTCGGCGCGCAACGACATCCGACCGGCGCTGGAGGAAGGCATCCACGCGATCCATCTGCCCGACAAAGGGGGCTGGGCGTTCGACCAGGCCGACCTGAACGTGCCGGTGATCGGCAAGTTCCACACGCTGGACACGATTCAGCATGTGCCACAGGTGATCAAAAGCTTCGTCGACGAGGTCAAAGAGAAGTCCGGAACAGGCCGGGGCCGGTGA